One window of the Salvelinus namaycush isolate Seneca unplaced genomic scaffold, SaNama_1.0 Scaffold671, whole genome shotgun sequence genome contains the following:
- the LOC120042397 gene encoding axin interactor, dorsalization-associated protein-like — MFFTRFRFTISYRPGSLNTKADALSRLYGTEDRTINPIPIIPAARLVAPVVWVVDADNERALRGELRLHSARRVVVINSILTYNRDFAFDVQPVPLRRILAPGEEENLEVEEEEDAATGAGSPESFPNRVPGTLLPRLPSEPRMSLLTIKIDKIGLKDAGQCIDPYMTVSVKDLSGIDLNPVQDTPVATRKEDTYIHFSVDIEIQRHIERLPKGAAIFFEFKHYKPKKGFTSTKCFAFMEMDEIKPGPIVIELYKKPTDFKRKTLQLLTKKPLYLHLHQTLHKD; from the exons atgtttttcaccagatTCAGATTCACGATCTCGTATAGACCAGGTTCCCTTAACACTAAGGctgacgcgctgtcccgtctctacgGCACTGAGGATCGGACCATCAATCCTATTCCCATCATTCCGGCTGCTAGGCTGGTGGCACCAGTAGTATGGGTGGTGGACGCGGACAACGAGCGGGCACTAAGGGGGGAACTGCGCCTCCACAGTGCCCGGAGGGTCGTAG TTATCAACAGTATTTTGACGTATAACAGAGATTTTGCTTTTGATGTGCAGCCAGTGCCCTTGAG GAGAATCCTTGCCCCAGGGGAGGAGGAGAACTTGgaggtggaagaagaggaggatgctgCTACAGGAGCAGGCTCCCCAGAGTCCTTTCCCAACAGAGTACCAG GTACATTGTTGCCACGGTTACCCTCAGAGCCCAGGATGTCGCTGCTCACAATAAAGATTGACAAGATTGGGCTGAAAGATGCTGGGCAATGCATTGATCCCTACATGACAGTTAGTGTGAAAG ATTTGAGTGGCATTGATTTGAACCCAGTGCAAGACACACCTGTGGCAACCCGAAAGGAGGACACATACATTCACTTCAGCGTAGACATTGAGATCCAGAGACATATCGAGAGACTACCAAAAG GGGCAGCTATTTTCTTTGAGTTCAAGCACTATAAACCCAAGAAGGGGTTTACCAGCACAAAATGTTTTGCCTTCATGGAAATGGATGAGATCAAACCTGGTCCCATTGTGATCGAGTT GTACAAGAAGCCTACTGACTTCAAGAGGAAGACGCTCCAGCTCCTGACCAAGAAGCCACTCTATCTCCACCTCCACCAGACGTTGCACAAAGATTAA